The following are from one region of the Microtus pennsylvanicus isolate mMicPen1 chromosome 15, mMicPen1.hap1, whole genome shotgun sequence genome:
- the LOC142836130 gene encoding disks large homolog 5-like, which produces MASPVSQERLMELKLSFCSVQGEIDEGEGCARDISSPSLEILLYPGELLESCDVTCVVATQLPSGRSSSGWTTGEAPSQLSTFTEKQKQMKKLEELTHQLHQMTCEADELREFLANYTDKDLNNRLNFELEMLKMEHKQVVSDQLKLPREISKAMDKCNQLMEETESVSYSHGQVLRDRTQLKKKVHVLRLKNRLLRKEKSELQETCEEVKRLLKEVHEKICGPCAEQQQEQESLDEGLKNVLKQKELVTQHGDLAEKLQHHLSVPEMSSENLQSELEQVTTQDESFLQTELQQQEL; this is translated from the exons ATGGCTTCCCCTGTGTCACAGGAAAGACTTATGGAATTGAAGCTCAGCTTCTGCTCAGTTCAGGGAGAAATAGATGAAGGTGAAGGCTGTGCCCGTGACATCAGCAgtccttctctggaaattctatTGTATCCTGGAGAGCTCTTGGAATCCTGTGATGTCACTTGTGTTGTAGCAACTCAACTGCCCTCAGGACGTTCGTCCAGTGGCT GGACAACTGGGGAGGCACCATCCCAACTCTCCACCTTcactgagaagcagaagcagatgaagAAGTTGGAGGAACTCACCCATCAGTTACATCAAATGACATGTGAGGCTGATGAGCTGCGTGAATTCTTGGCCAATTACACCGACAAGGATTTGAACAACAG GCTGAATTTTGAGCTTGAGATGCTCAAAATGGAGCATAAGCAGGTGGTGTCTGACCAGCTGAAACTGCCCAGGGAGATCAGTAAGGCCATGGACAAGTGCAATCAGCTGATGGAGGAGACCGAATCAGTCAG TTACAGCCATGGCCAGGTCCTACGAGATCGGACTCAGCTGAAGAAAAAAGTACATGTGTTGAGACTGAAGAACAGATTGCTGCGGAAGGAGAAGAGTGAACTGCAAGAGACCTGTGAGGAGGTGAAGAGGCTCTTGAAGGAGGTGCATGAGAAGATCTGTGGCCCCTGTGCTGAGCAGCAGCAG GAGCAAGAAAGCCTGGATGAAGGACTGAAGAATGTCCTGAAGCAGAAGGAGCTGGTCACCCAGCACGGGGACCTGGCAGAAAAGCTGCAGCATCATCTCAGTGTCCCTGAGATGAG CTCAGAAAATCTCCAGTCAGAGCTGGAACAGGTCACAACCCAGGACGAGAGCTTCCTGCAGACAGAGCTGCAGCAGCAGGAGCTCTAA